A single window of Rhizobium indicum DNA harbors:
- a CDS encoding HPr family phosphocarrier protein, giving the protein MTSLSRELLIINKRGLHARASAKFVQMVETFDAAITVSKDGMTVGGTSIMGLMMLAASPGSSVVVSASGSQAEEALEALDKLIQNRFGEEI; this is encoded by the coding sequence ATGACATCGCTCTCCCGGGAACTCCTCATCATCAACAAGCGCGGTCTTCATGCGCGCGCTTCCGCCAAATTCGTGCAGATGGTCGAGACCTTCGATGCCGCCATCACCGTTTCCAAGGATGGAATGACGGTCGGCGGAACCTCCATCATGGGCCTGATGATGCTTGCGGCAAGTCCCGGCTCAAGCGTCGTCGTTTCGGCGAGCGGCAGCCAGGCCGAGGAAGCGCTGGAGGCCCTGGACAAGTTGATCCAGAACAGGTTCGGCGAGGAGATATGA
- a CDS encoding PTS sugar transporter subunit IIA — protein MIGLVLVTHGKLAEEFRHAVEHVVGPQKFIETVCIGPEDDMDQRRQDILEAVSGADDGHGVVILTDMFGGTPSNLAISVMSSGHTEVIAGVNLPMLIKLAGVRGENNMEKALVEASEAGRKYINVASRVLSGK, from the coding sequence ATGATCGGACTTGTGCTTGTCACTCATGGCAAGCTGGCTGAAGAGTTTCGTCATGCTGTCGAGCACGTCGTCGGTCCTCAGAAATTCATCGAGACGGTCTGTATTGGCCCCGAAGACGACATGGACCAGAGACGGCAGGACATTCTGGAAGCCGTTTCCGGTGCCGATGATGGCCACGGCGTTGTCATCCTGACCGACATGTTCGGCGGCACGCCGTCCAATCTCGCCATATCAGTCATGAGCAGCGGCCATACCGAAGTCATTGCCGGCGTCAACCTGCCGATGTTGATCAAACTTGCCGGGGTGCGCGGCGAGAACAACATGGAGAAGGCGCTGGTCGAGGCCTCCGAAGCCGGGCGGAAATATATCAATGTCGCGAGCCGTGTGCTCAGCGGAAAATAA